The following are from one region of the Mus caroli chromosome 13, CAROLI_EIJ_v1.1, whole genome shotgun sequence genome:
- the LOC110308588 gene encoding uncharacterized protein LOC110308588 codes for MKRFCPCLVQDTSHSEEHSLQTAQELPALSPRYSRSEPQCFCGEPNHCHEDDWIVDWEPYYLPCVFESWDCLRYHSGLNCAMKKGTEVFQIESQRGPLVFPGDVDNDKDTEEPDKPSPSLLREKELELETCDGGDCSHQDPAFESPKRLGFCLWLQRVFGQEKK; via the coding sequence ATGAAGCGGTTCTGTCCCTGTCTTGTCCAAGACACATCACATTCCGAAGAGCATTCACTGCAGACTGCACAAGAATTGCCAGCCCTGAGTCCACGATATTCCAGGTCTGAGCCACAGTGTTTCTGTGGAGAGCCAAACCACTGCCATGAGGATGACTGGATTGTTGATTGGGAACCATACTACCTACCCTGTGTATTTGAAAGCTGGGACTGCCTGAGATACCACTCCGGATTGAATTGTGCCATGAAGAAGGGCACAGAGGTCTTCCAGATTGAGAGTCAGAGGGGGCCACTAGTGTTCCCAGGAGATGTGGACAATGACAAAGATACAGAGGAGCCAGACAAACCCTCACCAAGCTTGCTCAGGGAGAAAGAGCTggaacttgagacctgtgatggTGGAGACTGCTCTCACCAGGATCCTGCTTTTGAAAGTCCCAAGCGCCTAGGCTTCTGCTTATGGCT